Proteins found in one Streptococcus criceti HS-6 genomic segment:
- a CDS encoding TIGR02206 family membrane protein: MTEFWQNFFTTQQTTVPIISGFWYGMIILGMAFLIWLSYRYHQNVTYIRLFKGIQLAQLLALYGWYLVCRIPLDYSLPLYHCRLAMIGLVFLPDRWPFKQYIGLMGFSGAIFALGYPVMDPYTFPHITGISFLVGHFALFANSLTYLLNYFNRDNLSLTGIVAYTFVLNLFLVGVNHLTGGNYGILREPPFIDNSNVWFNYLVVSSILSLALVLTELGFRRFKKDAIKIH; this comes from the coding sequence GTGACAGAATTTTGGCAGAATTTTTTTACGACTCAGCAAACAACCGTACCGATCATTTCGGGCTTCTGGTATGGCATGATTATTTTGGGGATGGCTTTTTTGATTTGGCTGTCCTATCGTTATCATCAAAATGTCACTTATATCCGCCTTTTTAAGGGGATCCAATTGGCTCAATTATTAGCACTCTATGGTTGGTATCTAGTTTGCCGTATTCCGCTGGACTACAGTCTGCCTCTCTATCATTGCCGCCTAGCGATGATTGGGCTCGTTTTTTTGCCAGATAGATGGCCGTTTAAACAGTACATCGGTCTGATGGGATTTAGCGGGGCAATTTTTGCCTTGGGTTATCCAGTCATGGATCCTTATACCTTTCCGCATATTACAGGAATTTCCTTCTTGGTTGGTCACTTTGCTCTCTTTGCCAATAGCTTGACCTATCTGCTCAATTACTTTAACAGGGATAATCTCAGTCTGACTGGGATTGTGGCCTATACTTTTGTGCTGAATCTCTTCTTGGTGGGAGTGAATCATCTGACAGGAGGAAATTACGGCATTCTGCGAGAACCCCCTTTTATTGATAATAGTAATGTCTGGTTCAATTACCTTGTTGTTTCAAGTATTCTGAGTCTGGCTTTGGTCTTGACAGAACTTGGCTTTAGACGATTTAAGAAGGACGCTATAAAAATCCATTAA
- a CDS encoding ribonuclease J gives MSDIKIIALGGVRENGKNLYLAEVNESIFVLDAGLKYPENEQLGVDVIIPNMDYLVENRKRVQGVFLTHGHADAIGALPYLLQDVRVPVFGSELTIELAKLVVKNNSQVKKFNNFHVVDAGTEIEFKDALVSFFSTTHSIPESLGIVLGTDQGNIVYTGDFKFDQAASPGYQTDYGRLAEIGREGVLALLADSANADSKVQVASEAEVGEEMDDVISDVQGRIIVAAVASNLSRIQQVFDAAAEYGRRVVLTGFDVENIVRTAIRLKKLSIADEKLIVKPKDMHKYEDHELIILEAGRMGEPIEGLRKMAIGRHRYVEIKDGDLVYIVTTPSVAKEAVVARVENMIYKAGGSVKLITQNLRVSGHANGRDLQLLMNILRPKYLFPIQGEYRELQAHADLAEEIGMLPEDIYIMKRGDIMALGNQGFVHEGGVPASDVMIDGNAIGDVGNIVLRDRKILSEDGIFIVVITVNKKKKTIVSKAKVHTRGFVYVRKSRDILRESADLVNKTVEDYLATDGFDWSELKGSVRDELGKFLFDQTKRRPAILPVIMEVR, from the coding sequence ATGAGTGATATTAAAATTATTGCCCTAGGTGGGGTGCGTGAAAATGGTAAAAACCTCTATCTAGCGGAGGTTAATGAGTCCATTTTTGTTTTGGATGCTGGGCTCAAGTATCCTGAAAATGAACAGCTGGGGGTTGATGTGATCATCCCTAACATGGATTATTTGGTTGAAAATAGGAAACGCGTGCAAGGGGTCTTCCTGACTCACGGGCATGCGGATGCCATCGGTGCCCTGCCTTATCTTTTGCAAGATGTGCGGGTTCCTGTCTTTGGTTCTGAGTTGACCATTGAATTAGCTAAATTAGTGGTTAAGAATAATTCTCAGGTCAAGAAGTTCAACAACTTTCATGTGGTTGATGCTGGGACGGAAATTGAATTCAAGGATGCGCTTGTTTCTTTCTTTAGCACTACTCACTCTATTCCTGAAAGTTTGGGAATTGTCTTGGGGACTGATCAAGGAAACATTGTCTACACTGGGGACTTCAAATTTGATCAAGCAGCTAGTCCGGGTTATCAGACTGACTACGGCCGTTTGGCTGAAATTGGTCGCGAAGGTGTTCTGGCTCTCTTGGCGGACTCAGCCAATGCCGACAGCAAGGTGCAGGTAGCCAGTGAAGCAGAAGTTGGCGAAGAAATGGATGATGTCATTTCGGATGTTCAAGGACGCATTATTGTTGCTGCTGTTGCCAGCAACTTATCTCGGATTCAGCAGGTCTTTGATGCAGCTGCCGAGTACGGCCGCCGCGTTGTCCTGACAGGATTTGATGTGGAAAATATTGTTCGTACAGCTATTCGTTTGAAAAAACTAAGTATTGCTGATGAAAAGCTGATTGTAAAGCCTAAGGACATGCATAAGTATGAAGACCATGAGCTGATTATCTTGGAAGCTGGTCGGATGGGGGAACCAATCGAGGGGCTCCGCAAGATGGCTATTGGTCGCCACCGGTATGTGGAAATCAAAGATGGTGACTTGGTTTACATCGTTACCACCCCTAGTGTTGCTAAGGAAGCAGTTGTGGCACGTGTGGAAAATATGATCTATAAGGCTGGCGGTTCTGTGAAGTTAATTACACAGAATCTGCGCGTGTCTGGTCATGCTAATGGCCGTGATTTACAGCTTTTGATGAATATTTTACGTCCGAAATACCTCTTCCCTATTCAAGGGGAATATCGGGAATTACAAGCCCATGCAGATTTGGCTGAAGAAATCGGTATGCTGCCTGAAGACATCTATATCATGAAGCGAGGAGATATTATGGCTCTGGGTAATCAAGGCTTCGTGCATGAAGGTGGTGTTCCTGCCAGCGATGTTATGATTGATGGGAATGCCATCGGTGATGTTGGTAATATTGTTCTGCGGGATCGCAAGATTCTTTCTGAGGATGGTATTTTTATTGTTGTTATTACGGTCAACAAGAAGAAAAAGACCATCGTTTCCAAAGCCAAAGTCCACACCCGTGGTTTTGTCTATGTGCGTAAGAGCCGTGATATTTTGCGGGAAAGTGCAGATTTGGTCAATAAGACGGTGGAAGACTATTTGGCAACCGATGGTTTTGATTGGAGTGAGCTC
- a CDS encoding bacteriocin, which yields MKTQAIKKFEVINDEGLAQVKGGYFGALLAGLAQAYDGSVTLDQLNGRVIGHSSNTCSPYGNGGTPNSCIP from the coding sequence ATGAAAACACAAGCGATTAAAAAATTTGAAGTCATTAACGACGAAGGCTTAGCACAAGTGAAGGGAGGATATTTCGGAGCACTCCTTGCCGGACTTGCTCAAGCATACGATGGGAGTGTTACTTTGGATCAGTTAAACGGACGAGTGATAGGACATTCAAGTAATACCTGCTCTCCGTATGGTAATGGTGGAACCCCAAATAGTTGCATTCCTTAG
- a CDS encoding DNA-3-methyladenine glycosylase → MENSFEHLMFSDTVATAKALLGMELYLEDKLIGRIVETEAYLGAKDSASHSAGGKRSKKNESMYLSAGHWYVYQMYGHHMLNLVTKESGTAEAVLIRALEVEEEQSVANGPGKLTRFAHITQGFDGQPIDNCALSLKEGVKPVCIDSRARIGVTCTDHWKTEPLCFYVRGNRHVSRIKKKGLLMDNDTWLPSD, encoded by the coding sequence ATGGAAAATAGTTTTGAGCATTTGATGTTTAGTGATACTGTAGCTACGGCTAAGGCTTTGCTTGGCATGGAGCTCTATTTAGAAGATAAACTGATTGGAAGAATCGTAGAAACAGAGGCTTATCTAGGCGCTAAAGATAGTGCCTCTCATAGTGCAGGTGGTAAGCGGAGTAAGAAAAATGAATCTATGTATCTTTCTGCTGGTCATTGGTATGTGTATCAAATGTATGGACATCACATGCTTAATTTGGTTACCAAAGAAAGCGGTACTGCCGAGGCTGTACTGATTCGTGCGTTAGAAGTTGAAGAGGAGCAATCAGTTGCCAATGGGCCAGGGAAACTAACTCGCTTTGCTCACATTACTCAAGGCTTTGATGGTCAACCTATTGATAATTGTGCTTTATCACTAAAGGAGGGTGTAAAACCTGTATGTATTGATAGCCGTGCTAGAATAGGTGTAACCTGTACAGATCATTGGAAGACAGAGCCGCTTTGCTTTTATGTTCGAGGCAATAGACATGTTTCGAGGATAAAAAAGAAAGGCCTATTGATGGACAATGATACTTGGTTGCCCAGTGATTAA